In Ostrea edulis chromosome 4, xbOstEdul1.1, whole genome shotgun sequence, a single window of DNA contains:
- the LOC130053717 gene encoding uncharacterized protein K02A2.6-like → MSLNKKIANFLLLYRNTPHSVTNETPVKLFHGRNLRTCLDLIRPDTRKIVADKTMKNAMEEREFKENDHVIVRDYRNKDKWINGQIRSKLGPLSYEVTTEQGSVWKRHFDQMRDSKPKPDEQCSLNDPMAEICEQQESVTSDSNTPCSESPASTHIENTPCSESPASTHIENTPCSESPASTHTENTPCSESPASTHTENVTSEQPLNKHYPMRVRKQTKRLIEEC, encoded by the coding sequence ATGTCGCTCAACAAAAAGATTGCGAACTTCTTATTGCTGTATAGGAACACACCTCATAGTGTCACCAATGAGACACCAGTAAAATTATTTCACGGAAGAAATCTACGGACATGCCTAGATTTGATACGACCCGATACCAGGAAAATCGTGGCAGATAAAACCATGAAAAACGCCATGGAGGAAAGAGAGTTCAAAGAAAATGATCATGTGATTGTACGGGATTATCGAAATAAGGATAAATGGATTAACGGACAGATTAGATCAAAATTAGGACCGTTATCTTATGAAGTCACCACAGAACAAGGAAGTGTGTGGAAAAGACACTTCGATCAAATGCGCGATTCAAAACCGAAACCTGATGAACAGTGTTCTTTAAATGACCCTATGGCAGAAATATGTGAACAACAAGAGTCTGTAACTTCTGACTCAAACACGCCATGCAGCGAGTCTCCGGCCAGTACACACATAGAAAACACGCCATGCAGCGAGTCTCCGGCCAGTACACACATAGAAAACACGCCATGCAGCGAGTCTCCGGCCAGTACACACACAGAAAACACGCCATGCAGCGAGTCTCCGGCCAGTACACACACAGAAAACGTGACGTCCGAACAACCGTTAAATAAACATTATCCGATGCGTGTGCGAAAACAAACCAAAAGACTCATTGAAGAGTGTTGA